Proteins from a genomic interval of Geodermatophilus obscurus DSM 43160:
- a CDS encoding helix-turn-helix domain-containing protein → MPRPPSLPPAEKQRLILSILAGGMTVAAAARQAEVSEQSVGNWKRQFLEAGAAGLAAGSGKPSTREQQLEAEVAELTTALGEAAVELRVWKKSAEHRLGPSKTSR, encoded by the coding sequence GTGCCTCGCCCACCGTCTCTACCGCCGGCGGAGAAGCAGCGCCTCATCCTGTCGATCCTGGCCGGGGGGATGACCGTCGCGGCCGCCGCGCGGCAGGCCGAGGTCTCCGAGCAGTCGGTCGGGAACTGGAAGCGTCAGTTCCTCGAGGCCGGCGCCGCCGGGCTGGCCGCCGGCTCGGGGAAGCCCTCCACCCGCGAGCAGCAGCTGGAGGCCGAGGTCGCCGAGCTGACCACCGCGCTGGGTGAGGCCGCGGTCGAGCTGCGGGTGTGGAAGAAGTCCGCCGAGCACCGCCTGGGCCCTTCGAAGACCTCGAGGTGA
- a CDS encoding integrase core domain-containing protein has translation MSTTRFCRLIDMPERIWRRRQARGRAGMPVKGPWPMPVAEAVEAVVVKHAEAHPAWGHRKVWAMARFDGHRLSPATVLRIMRRRGLLLEAAYQRERRQPAAARKPAFVTPPSGANQVWQLDFSEFETTTGGTWRLAGCRDYWSKYEFGWHLSPTANQHDAIAAIELAIAEAERLAGGPLADALTDTTTGKLRPITIVTDNGGPFRSFRFEAFIAARPELHHVRTRVRTPGQNGTRERGIGTLKYEWLYRKDIDHAIALADHAEAYRIDYNTVRPHEAIAFNRPYQVHTGAADPAIPNFDRA, from the coding sequence ATGTCGACCACGAGGTTCTGCCGCCTCATCGACATGCCCGAACGGATCTGGCGCCGCCGCCAGGCCCGCGGCCGGGCCGGGATGCCGGTCAAGGGGCCGTGGCCGATGCCCGTGGCCGAGGCTGTGGAGGCGGTGGTGGTCAAGCACGCCGAGGCTCATCCGGCCTGGGGTCACCGCAAGGTGTGGGCGATGGCCCGCTTCGACGGCCATCGGCTCTCCCCGGCGACGGTGCTGCGGATCATGCGTCGCCGCGGGCTGCTGCTGGAGGCCGCCTACCAGCGCGAACGCCGCCAGCCGGCCGCTGCCCGCAAGCCCGCATTCGTGACCCCGCCGAGCGGCGCTAATCAGGTGTGGCAGTTGGACTTCTCCGAGTTCGAGACCACTACCGGCGGCACGTGGCGGCTGGCCGGCTGCCGGGACTACTGGTCCAAGTACGAGTTCGGCTGGCATCTGTCACCGACGGCGAACCAGCATGATGCGATCGCCGCGATCGAGCTGGCCATCGCCGAAGCCGAGCGGCTGGCCGGCGGACCGCTGGCCGATGCGCTCACCGACACCACCACCGGTAAGCTGCGGCCGATCACGATCGTGACCGACAACGGCGGGCCGTTCCGGTCTTTTCGGTTCGAGGCGTTTATCGCCGCCCGCCCTGAGCTGCACCACGTCCGCACCCGAGTGCGGACGCCCGGTCAGAACGGCACCAGAGAGCGGGGTATCGGCACCCTGAAGTACGAGTGGCTCTACCGGAAAGACATCGACCACGCTATCGCCCTGGCCGACCACGCCGAGGCCTACCGGATCGACTACAACACCGTCCGCCCGCACGAGGCGATCGCGTTCAACCGCCCCTACCAGGTCCACACCGGCGCCGCCGACCCGGCGATCCCCAACTTTGATCGCGCCTGA